In Methanocaldococcus lauensis, a single genomic region encodes these proteins:
- a CDS encoding V-type ATP synthase subunit I, protein MKKLKAVILDEKVDNVVRQLHESGIVELCDLSEKLEDVEWKSLLSPSSHADYVRNVTTLMIKASRILDLFSNVNPKEVSVKDILNPKPIEKKKVQFNTHEEVIEYCEKVLNEISKEVDEPSEKLNELENRKSRLLQMKDQISYLKGLEFDLKDLGPGVYIYIGCGSVPKEKVNELKSELDKVTEEYIEVFAGEEFEKDNKIRVPIVFVTLKEKLESVLSTLRKFEFERYDISDVEGTPKEASQKIENELKNIESKIKSLIEKLKSLSKKWENELLVVYELLSIEKERGDAYSQFGKTNRTYYIEAWVPAKDAEKAKKIIEKSSEGYAFVEISEPDEPEEKIPVLLNNPKPIKPFEMLTEMYALPKYNEVDPTLLIVPGFLLFYGIMLTDAVYGLLLTIVGLWTWKKIGKVSEGAKKLGYILTLAGISTIIMGIITGGYLGDFMYEFLNIDIYKMGLALVNPLGASTFIKNGPIAILEFSIAVGLLHLLIGLIVGFKENIKKGNTGEAIINQGIWIILILAIILGVIIYLVTSNMMITIGIIGVAALIAIIVCAIKGFKENGIMGALLGAMDITGFLGNVLSYARLLALCLATGGLAMAVNIMAKIVGGSIPIIGIIIAIIILIGGHAFNFVMNGLGAFIHSLRLHYVEFFSQFYEGGGKKFSPFKANREYTTT, encoded by the coding sequence ATGAAGAAATTAAAAGCGGTGATATTGGATGAAAAAGTCGATAATGTTGTAAGACAGTTGCATGAATCTGGGATAGTTGAACTTTGTGATCTATCTGAAAAATTAGAAGATGTTGAGTGGAAATCTTTATTATCACCATCATCCCATGCAGACTATGTTAGAAATGTTACTACACTGATGATAAAGGCTAGTAGAATATTAGATTTGTTTTCCAATGTTAATCCAAAAGAAGTTAGTGTAAAAGATATTCTAAATCCAAAACCAATTGAAAAAAAGAAAGTTCAATTTAATACTCATGAAGAAGTTATTGAATACTGTGAAAAAGTATTAAATGAAATTAGTAAAGAAGTAGATGAGCCTTCAGAAAAATTGAATGAATTAGAGAATAGAAAGTCAAGATTATTACAGATGAAAGATCAAATATCTTACTTAAAAGGTTTAGAATTTGATTTAAAAGATTTAGGACCTGGAGTTTATATTTATATTGGATGTGGAAGTGTTCCAAAAGAGAAAGTTAATGAATTAAAATCTGAATTAGATAAAGTTACTGAGGAGTATATTGAAGTATTCGCAGGAGAAGAATTTGAGAAAGACAATAAGATAAGGGTTCCAATAGTATTTGTTACATTAAAAGAAAAACTTGAAAGTGTATTATCCACATTAAGAAAGTTTGAGTTTGAGAGATACGACATAAGTGATGTTGAAGGTACTCCAAAAGAGGCATCACAGAAAATAGAAAATGAATTGAAGAATATAGAATCTAAAATAAAAAGTTTAATTGAAAAACTTAAATCTTTATCTAAGAAATGGGAAAATGAGTTATTGGTAGTTTATGAACTTCTATCAATAGAAAAAGAAAGAGGAGATGCCTATTCACAATTTGGTAAGACTAATAGAACTTACTACATAGAGGCATGGGTTCCAGCAAAAGATGCTGAAAAAGCTAAGAAAATAATAGAAAAATCTTCAGAAGGTTATGCATTTGTTGAAATTTCTGAACCAGATGAGCCTGAAGAGAAAATTCCTGTATTGTTAAATAATCCAAAACCAATTAAGCCATTTGAGATGCTTACAGAAATGTATGCTTTACCAAAATACAATGAAGTTGATCCTACATTATTAATAGTTCCTGGTTTCTTACTGTTCTATGGTATTATGCTTACTGATGCAGTTTATGGTTTATTATTAACAATAGTTGGATTATGGACGTGGAAAAAAATAGGTAAGGTTAGTGAAGGTGCTAAAAAACTTGGATATATATTAACATTGGCTGGAATCTCAACAATTATAATGGGAATTATAACAGGAGGTTACTTAGGAGATTTTATGTATGAATTTTTAAATATTGACATATACAAAATGGGATTGGCATTAGTCAATCCACTTGGAGCAAGCACTTTTATTAAAAATGGTCCAATAGCCATATTAGAATTCTCAATTGCTGTTGGTTTATTGCATTTATTAATTGGATTAATTGTAGGATTTAAAGAGAATATTAAAAAAGGTAATACTGGAGAAGCCATAATAAATCAAGGGATTTGGATTATATTAATTTTAGCAATAATATTAGGGGTAATTATCTATTTAGTAACATCAAATATGATGATAACTATTGGTATAATTGGAGTAGCCGCATTAATTGCAATAATTGTTTGTGCAATTAAAGGATTCAAAGAAAATGGAATCATGGGAGCACTATTGGGAGCTATGGATATTACTGGTTTCTTAGGAAATGTTCTATCTTATGCAAGATTGTTGGCTCTCTGTTTGGCTACTGGAGGTTTAGCAATGGCTGTAAATATTATGGCTAAGATTGTTGGTGGTTCAATACCAATAATAGGAATTATAATTGCCATTATAATACTAATAGGAGGTCATGCATTTAACTTCGTAATGAATGGTTTAGGAGCATTTATACACTCTCTAAGGTTGCACTATGTAGAGTTCTTTAGTCAGTTTTATGAAGGAGGAGGTAAAAAATTCAGTCCATTTAAGGCAAATAGAGAATATACTACAACATAA
- the ahaH gene encoding ATP synthase archaeal subunit H → MSVSIMNAIKEVKLAEEEAINKIEEAKNKAEQIKNEAIEEAKNLIAKTEEEAKKTVEEMIKKAEEEAKKIAQEILEKAEKERKEIMSIAKVKILSLKLSEILEI, encoded by the coding sequence ATGAGTGTTAGCATTATGAATGCTATAAAGGAAGTAAAATTAGCTGAAGAAGAGGCTATTAATAAAATTGAAGAAGCAAAAAATAAAGCTGAACAAATAAAAAATGAAGCAATTGAAGAAGCAAAAAATCTTATTGCAAAAACTGAAGAAGAGGCTAAAAAAACTGTTGAAGAGATGATTAAAAAGGCTGAAGAGGAAGCTAAAAAAATAGCCCAAGAAATTTTAGAAAAAGCAGAAAAAGAAAGGAAAGAAATTATGTCTATTGCTAAGGTAAAAATATTATCTTTGAAGTTGTCTGAAATCCTTGAAATCTAA
- a CDS encoding DUF531 domain-containing protein: MKNLKRLTIILYNSYDKTRWHEAHKRSIARAAPICYAFDCNLAIMDFPCTKEDILNIKTTIGNSGEYLEKLIEKNRFFIVDKFLPQFGIPIATTSKPDDNKVISPLETAYLLKKKPVGLYIGLGRHGLPKDIMESCVYHLDITEKRISLETCTAIGCIPAVIYTHTKYFSKVKSNCKR, encoded by the coding sequence ATGAAAAATTTAAAAAGGTTAACTATAATTTTATATAACTCTTATGACAAAACAAGATGGCACGAAGCTCATAAAAGATCTATTGCAAGGGCGGCACCAATATGCTATGCCTTTGATTGTAACTTGGCAATAATGGACTTTCCTTGCACCAAAGAGGATATATTAAATATAAAAACTACAATTGGAAATTCTGGAGAATACTTAGAAAAATTAATTGAGAAAAATAGATTTTTTATCGTTGATAAATTTCTTCCTCAGTTTGGAATTCCCATCGCTACAACATCTAAGCCTGATGATAATAAAGTAATATCTCCCTTAGAGACAGCATATTTATTAAAGAAGAAACCAGTTGGATTATATATAGGACTTGGAAGACATGGATTACCAAAGGATATTATGGAATCTTGTGTATATCACTTGGATATTACTGAAAAAAGAATATCTTTAGAAACTTGTACGGCAATTGGATGCATTCCAGCGGTGATATATACCCACACAAAGTATTTTAGTAAAGTAAAAAGTAATTGTAAAAGATAA
- a CDS encoding V-type proton ATPase subunit E, with product MGVDKIKSKILEDAKVEAEKIIAQAEEEKNKILEEAKKEAEKRRVEILKKGEKEAEMVKNRIIAEAKLEAKKKLLEAKEEIINMAINKLKEELHKLPEQPDYKDKLIKLIKDGAISLGGGELIVRLNRRDMELIDDATLWDLEKEIENVTKKVTVLKKGKSVDIIGGCIIETSDGLKSLDNSLEAIFERNLNIIRAKVTEKLF from the coding sequence ATGGGAGTGGATAAGATAAAATCGAAGATATTAGAAGATGCAAAAGTCGAAGCTGAAAAAATCATTGCTCAGGCTGAAGAAGAAAAAAATAAAATTTTAGAAGAAGCTAAAAAAGAGGCTGAAAAAAGAAGAGTTGAAATATTAAAAAAAGGGGAGAAAGAGGCTGAAATGGTTAAAAACAGAATAATAGCAGAGGCTAAATTAGAGGCTAAGAAAAAGTTATTAGAGGCTAAAGAAGAGATCATTAATATGGCTATTAACAAATTAAAAGAAGAACTCCACAAATTACCAGAACAACCAGATTATAAAGATAAACTCATCAAATTAATAAAAGATGGGGCAATATCATTAGGTGGCGGAGAATTAATTGTAAGATTAAACAGAAGAGATATGGAACTTATTGACGATGCTACATTGTGGGACTTAGAAAAAGAAATTGAAAATGTAACGAAAAAAGTAACTGTACTAAAGAAAGGAAAGTCTGTAGATATTATAGGTGGATGCATAATAGAAACATCTGATGGATTAAAATCATTAGATAACAGTTTAGAGGCAATATTTGAAAGGAACTTAAATATAATTAGAGCGAAAGTTACAGAGAAGTTATTCTAA
- a CDS encoding XTP/dITP diphosphatase produces MKIYFATGNPHKIKEANIILKDLKDVEIEQIKIKYPEIQGTLEEVAEFGAEWVYNILKKPVIVEDSGFFVEVLKGFPGTYSKFVQETIGNEGILKLLEDKDNRNAYFKTVIGYCDENGVKLFKGVVRGKVSEEIRSKGYGFAYDSIFIPEGENRTFAEMTPEEKSKISHRKKAFEEFKKFLLNRI; encoded by the coding sequence ATGAAAATCTATTTTGCCACTGGAAATCCTCACAAAATTAAAGAGGCTAATATTATTTTAAAAGATTTAAAAGATGTAGAAATTGAGCAAATAAAAATAAAATATCCTGAAATTCAAGGAACTTTAGAAGAAGTTGCTGAATTTGGAGCAGAGTGGGTTTATAATATATTAAAAAAGCCAGTTATTGTTGAAGATAGTGGTTTTTTTGTTGAAGTTTTAAAAGGATTTCCGGGAACATATTCTAAGTTTGTTCAAGAAACTATTGGTAATGAAGGAATTTTAAAATTGTTGGAAGATAAAGATAATAGAAACGCTTATTTTAAAACTGTTATTGGTTATTGCGATGAAAATGGTGTAAAATTGTTTAAAGGAGTAGTTAGGGGGAAAGTTTCAGAAGAAATAAGAAGTAAAGGATATGGATTTGCCTATGACAGTATATTTATTCCAGAGGGAGAGAATAGAACATTTGCTGAGATGACTCCAGAGGAGAAAAGTAAAATATCTCATAGAAAAAAAGCTTTTGAGGAGTTTAAAAAATTCTTATTGAATAGGATTTAA
- a CDS encoding V-type ATP synthase subunit K (produces ATP from ADP in the presence of a proton gradient across the membrane; the K subunit is a nonenzymatic component which binds the dimeric form by interacting with the G and E subunits), which produces MVDALLLGAIGAGLAVGLAGLGSGIGAGITGASGAGVVAEDPNKFGTAIVFQALPQTQGLYGFLVAILILFVFKTASPWAMFAAGLATGLAGLSAIGQGIASAAGLGAVAEDNSIFGKAMVFSVLPETQAIYGLLIAILLLVGVFKGSGAVSVAALGAGFAVGFAGLSGIGQGITAAGAIGATARDPDAMGKGLVLAVMPETFAIFGLLIAILIMLMV; this is translated from the coding sequence ATGGTAGATGCTTTACTATTAGGAGCTATTGGTGCTGGTTTGGCAGTTGGACTTGCAGGATTAGGTTCAGGAATTGGTGCTGGAATTACTGGAGCAAGTGGTGCTGGTGTTGTCGCAGAAGATCCAAATAAGTTTGGTACTGCTATAGTTTTCCAAGCATTGCCACAAACTCAGGGTTTGTATGGATTCTTAGTAGCAATACTTATTCTGTTTGTTTTTAAAACAGCATCTCCTTGGGCAATGTTTGCAGCTGGATTAGCAACAGGTTTAGCTGGTTTATCAGCAATTGGTCAGGGTATTGCATCAGCGGCTGGTTTGGGAGCAGTTGCTGAGGACAACAGTATATTTGGTAAAGCTATGGTTTTCTCTGTCCTTCCAGAGACACAGGCAATTTATGGTTTATTAATCGCTATTCTATTGTTAGTTGGAGTATTTAAAGGATCTGGAGCTGTATCAGTTGCTGCCTTAGGTGCAGGGTTTGCAGTTGGGTTTGCAGGTCTCTCTGGTATTGGTCAGGGTATTACTGCTGCAGGGGCTATTGGAGCAACAGCAAGAGATCCAGATGCTATGGGTAAAGGGCTTGTTTTAGCGGTTATGCCAGAAACCTTCGCAATCTTTGGGTTGTTAATAGCAATCTTAATCATGCTAATGGTATAA